One genomic window of Staphylococcus hsinchuensis includes the following:
- a CDS encoding lactonase family protein, which yields MTTIGYIGSYTKKDGKGVYRFQLDENSGKITEVETGYELEASTYVTQHQSYLYAITREGDDCGIASFEIQQDGQLTLINKCLASTKGTGCYISVSPDGKYVFEAIYGAGLARIYKANPETGEVEHLIQEIAHDYTIGPKERQDQAHVHYLDVTPDERYVIAMDLGTDKAVTYKFGDEGLTEYEVYDFEQGDGPRHITFHGNGKFGYVVHELSNMISVVEYNDGKIKELERHSTIPENFNDETKLAGVRLSQDQKYVYVSNRGHDSLAIFKVSETGASISAVDIVSSGGVFPRDFNITPSNDYLVCAHQEGDSIITVFKRDSVTGLLEKVDDHQTAAEGVCVQFLK from the coding sequence ATGACGACAATCGGATATATCGGCTCGTATACAAAGAAAGACGGTAAAGGGGTGTATCGTTTTCAACTTGATGAAAATTCAGGGAAAATAACAGAAGTTGAAACAGGCTATGAACTTGAAGCTTCAACATATGTAACGCAACATCAATCATATTTATATGCGATTACCCGTGAAGGTGACGACTGTGGAATAGCAAGCTTTGAAATTCAACAAGATGGGCAGTTAACTTTAATTAATAAATGTTTAGCTTCCACAAAGGGGACAGGATGTTATATCAGTGTGTCACCAGATGGCAAATATGTCTTTGAAGCGATTTACGGGGCAGGATTGGCTAGAATTTATAAAGCAAATCCAGAAACTGGAGAAGTTGAACACTTAATACAAGAAATAGCACATGACTATACTATAGGACCAAAGGAACGCCAAGATCAAGCACATGTCCATTATTTAGATGTGACGCCAGATGAAAGATATGTGATTGCTATGGATCTAGGTACAGATAAAGCTGTGACTTATAAATTTGGTGATGAAGGTTTAACAGAATATGAAGTTTATGACTTTGAACAGGGAGACGGGCCACGACATATTACATTTCATGGTAACGGCAAGTTTGGATATGTTGTACATGAGTTATCAAATATGATTAGCGTTGTTGAATATAATGACGGTAAGATTAAAGAGTTAGAACGTCATTCTACAATCCCTGAAAACTTTAATGATGAAACGAAATTAGCAGGTGTTAGACTATCCCAAGATCAAAAATATGTTTATGTAAGTAACCGCGGTCATGATAGTTTAGCGATATTTAAAGTGAGTGAAACAGGAGCTTCAATTTCTGCGGTTGATATTGTTTCAAGCGGCGGTGTCTTTCCACGTGATTTCAATATTACGCCTTCTAACGATTATCTTGTATGTGCACACCAAGAAGGTGATTCTATTATAACTGTGTTTAAACGTGACAGCGTTACAGGATTGCTTGAAAAGGTAGATGATCACCAAACTGCAGCGGAAGGTGTTTGTGTGCAATTTTTAAAATAA
- a CDS encoding YolD-like family protein: MIINPDAPDPYKYETDYRKVPRQYLNPRIPHGRGKIKWQPFATLPEQFETIKQYMHDQNKVERPLLSDDQLNELNCQLHQALHHNRPVQVEFFNDGWIETITLEISRIDTLQLFIEGHTQTNPQTVKLSLLDITRIAQIEH; the protein is encoded by the coding sequence ATGATTATAAACCCAGATGCTCCTGATCCGTATAAATACGAGACTGATTACAGAAAGGTTCCAAGACAATATTTAAATCCACGTATTCCTCATGGTCGTGGCAAAATTAAATGGCAACCGTTCGCTACTTTACCCGAACAATTTGAAACAATTAAACAATATATGCACGATCAAAATAAAGTCGAACGTCCATTATTATCAGACGATCAATTAAATGAGCTCAATTGTCAGCTTCATCAAGCGTTACATCACAATCGTCCAGTTCAAGTTGAATTTTTCAACGACGGTTGGATAGAAACAATCACCTTAGAAATCTCACGCATCGACACCTTACAATTATTCATTGAAGGTCATACACAAACTAATCCTCAAACGGTCAAGTTATCATTATTAGATATTACACGTATTGCTCAAATCGAGCATTAA